From the genome of Candidatus Fusobacterium pullicola, one region includes:
- the kdsB gene encoding 3-deoxy-manno-octulosonate cytidylyltransferase codes for MKFLGVIPSRYASTRLEGKPLKDICGHTMIEWVYKRAKLSKLDEVVVATDDMRIYEEVERFGGKVVLTSKEHENGTSRIAEVCEKYGDYDVIINVQGDEPLIEPEMINSLIDSFKDETIAMSTLKYKIDSMEEIENPNYVKVITDKRGYAIYFSRSIIPYPRKLDIQNYYKHVGIYGYKREFVIEYAKMEPTPLELSESLEQLRALENGYRIKVIETPYKIIGVDTQEELEKVREYITNNGIILD; via the coding sequence ATGAAATTTTTAGGAGTAATACCATCAAGATATGCATCAACAAGATTAGAGGGAAAACCACTAAAGGATATTTGTGGACACACTATGATAGAGTGGGTATATAAGAGAGCAAAACTTTCTAAATTAGATGAGGTAGTAGTAGCAACAGATGATATGAGAATTTATGAAGAGGTAGAAAGATTTGGAGGAAAGGTTGTACTTACTAGTAAAGAGCATGAGAATGGAACTAGTAGAATAGCAGAAGTTTGTGAAAAATATGGAGATTATGATGTAATAATAAATGTTCAAGGGGATGAACCACTTATAGAGCCAGAAATGATAAACTCTTTAATAGATTCTTTTAAAGATGAAACTATAGCTATGAGTACTTTAAAGTATAAGATAGATAGTATGGAGGAGATTGAAAATCCAAATTATGTTAAAGTAATTACTGATAAAAGAGGATATGCAATATATTTCTCAAGAAGTATAATTCCATATCCAAGAAAATTGGATATACAAAATTATTATAAACATGTAGGAATATATGGTTATAAAAGAGAGTTTGTAATAGAGTATGCTAAAATGGAACCTACACCATTGGAGTTATCAGAGTCATTAGAACAGCTAAGAGCTTTAGAAAATGGATATAGAATAAAGGTCATAGAAACACCTTATAAGATAATAGGGGTTGATACTCAAGAGGAGCTTGAGAAAGTAAGAGAGTATATAACGAATAATGGAATAATTTTAGATTAA